The genomic DNA CACCGATTCGACAATCCTAAGCCAGCCAGTAGCAACAAGCATTTCATGGCTCTTCAATGCTCGGTCGGCAGCGGGGCTTTAGCGCTCACCGAGGGTACTTTATCCACGATGCGGTGGCTCTGGCGCTCTTCCTGGATGTGGCGCAGATACTTGGTCACGTCGCCGGTGGGGTACTTGCCGGTGAAGCAGGCGAAGCACGAGCCGCCGTGGCCTTTCTCCTCGGAAAACAAATCCTGCAAGTCGCTTAAATCCTGGTAGATAACCTTATCGGCCTCGATGTAGCGGCAGATTTCGTCCTCCGTGTAGTTGGCGGCAATCAGCTCCGTGCTCATGGCCATGTCGATGCCGTAGATGCAGGGCGACACGATGGGCGGCGCGCTCGAAATGAAGTACACCTCGGCCGCGCCCGCCTCGCGCAGCAGGCGCACGATGCGCCGCGAGGTGGTGCCGCGCACGATGCTGTCGTCCACCACGGCCACTTTCTTACCCTCCACAAACGCCTTGATGGGGTTGAGCTTCTTCTTCACCACGTCTTCGCGCCCGGCCTGGGTCGGCACGATGAACGAGCGGCCCATGTGGTTGTTTTTCACCATCGCCCGGCGGTAGGGCACGCCGATGGCTTCGGCCAGCCCGGAGGCGGCGAAGTAGCCGCTGCTGGGCACGTCAATCACCATATCGGGTTTCAAGCCAGCATCTACTACCTTGCGGGCCAGCACTTTACCTAGCCGCACGCGCTCACGTGCCACCAGGCGGCCGTGAATGGTCGAGTCTTCGCGGGCAAAATAAATCTGCTCGAACGCGCAAAACGCCTTGGGCAGCGCATAGGGATTTTTGAAATGAACCTGAAAGTTATTGTCAATAAACACGGCCTGGCCGGGGCCGACATCCTTCACAAACTCAAAGTCGAGGTAGTCGAAGCAGGTACTTTCCGAGGCAAAGGCGTACACCGGGCCGTCGGGCGTGTCGCGCCTACCCATCACCAGCGGCCGGATGCCCAGCGGGTCAGTAAACGCCAGCAGGCCATGCCCGGCAATGATGGTGACAGTGGCGTAAGCGCCCTTCACCAGCTCCTGGGTCGTCTCCACGGCGTCGAAAATATCGACTACCGAGAGGCTGTCCAGGTTCTTCACGCGCAGCTCCGAGGCGAAGGTGTACATGATGAGTTCCAGGTCGTTAGTCGTCTTGGGCAGCACGTGGTACTTCTCGTGCAGCAGCTTGGCCACGTCGCGGAAGTTGATAACGTTGCCATTATGCACCATCGCCAGCCCAAAAGGGTAGCTCGTGGTGAAGGGCTGCGCCAGGTCCGAATCGTTGGCGCCCTGCGTGGTGTAGCGCACGTGCCCGATACCGGTGTTGCCGGTCAACTTCTTGGTATGCTTGGGTTTAAATACGTCGTTGACCAGTCCCTGCCCCTTGTGCAGGTGAAAAGCGTCGCCGTCAAACGTGGCAATGCCGGCGGCATCCTGCCCCCGATGCTGAAGGGCGGTGAGGCCGATAATCATATCGCCCACCACGCGTTCAGGGCCGTGAAAACCTACGATGCCGCACATAATTTAATTATGAATTATAAATTGGTTGGGAAGGGCGAGGGGGGTAGGAACTGTCATTGCGAGCCTGCGAAGCAATCTTTCCTTGTCGGCTACTAACATCAGCGGGGCGTGAAGGAAAGATTGCTTCGCAGGCTCGCAATGACAGATGGCAACTCATTTCTTATTTAGTAAACCAGCTAACGTTTCGGCGTATAAAACGTGCTCCACGGCCAGGCCGCGGCGCTGTACCTCGGCCAGGGTAGTGGCTCCTACCAAATTTACAACGCGCTGGGCCAGAATGGGTCCGGTGTCCAGGCCTTCGTCCACGAAGTGAACCGTTATCTTAGTTTCTGTCAGGCGATTATCAAAGGCCCATTCATAAGCGTGCAAGCCCTGGTGCTGGTGCGTATCGGCGGGGTGAATGTTGACGATGCGGCTCGCGAAGGCCCGCACGAAAGCCGGCGACAGCACCCGCATATAGCCCGCCAGCACCACGTAATCGGGCCGATAATCCCGCAGAATATCAACCACTTCCAGGTCAAATTCCTCGCGCTTACGGCCTTTCGAAGGCAGGCTGGCGGTGGGCAGGCCCAGACCAGCGGCGGCAGCGAGGCCGGGCGCGGCCGGGTCGTTGCTGAATACCACGGCTACCTCTGCCAGGCCCCGCAGCGCGCCTGCGCGCACGGCTTCGGCCAGCGCCAGCATATTGGAGCCGCGCCCCGAGAGCAGGATGGCCAGGCGCGCCACCCTACCCCCCGCTGGCGGCGGCAAGGCATTGGGTGGCTGGGCTGCTTCGGGCGCGCTGTTTATCACCTTAGTAGGCGCTCGTTTCGAGCAGGGGGGTAGGCCGCTGGCCGATGTCGGGGCGCACGTATTTATCCTGAAAATACACTAGCTCGGCTTCGGCGTAGGCCAGTTGCACGGCGGTGGGCAGGTCGGGGCCGTGCGACACCAGCACCGCAACCCGGCCGCCATTGGTCAGCAGCTCGCCGTCCGTTTCGCCCGGCTTCACGCCGCCCAGGTACAGCTGCGTACCCTGCCCCTGGTTGCCAATGCCATGAATTGGGAAGCCCGTCGGAAATCCCGCCGCCGGGTAGCCGCCCGAAACCAGCACCAAGCCCACGAACGCGCCGGGGCGCTGCCGCGTCACGGTCTGGGCCAGGCTGCCATCGAGCGTCGCCACAATCAATTCCAGCAAACTGCTTTCCAAGGCGGGCAGAATCACTTCGGCCTCCGGGTCGCCGAGGCGCACGTTGTATTCGAGCAGCTTGGGGCCGCCGGGCGTGAGCATCACGCCGAAATACAGAAAGCCCACGAAGTCAAACGGCTCGCTTTGCAGGCCGCGCAGGGTAGGGTCAATAATATCTCGGCGAATGGCGGCCAGCCAGTTATCATCCAGAAACGGCACTGGGCAATACGCGCCCATGCCGCCGGTATTGGGACCTTCATCGTTGGCTAGCAGCTGCTTATGGTCCTGGGCCGGGGCCAGCAGCCGGATGCGGTTGCCATCAGTGAGGCCAATGAGGCTAACCTCGGGGCCGGTGAGCTTTTCTTCGAGCAGGAAGCTAAACCAGCCCTCGTACAGCGCCCGCAGCTCCGTAAGAGCGGCCGTAGCCTCAGCCACCGAGCTGCACACGTACACGCCCTTGCCGGCGGCCAGCCCATCGAATTTTACCACTACTTGGCCTTGCAATTCTTCGGCTTTGACTTGCGCTTCGGCAAACTGGTCACTGCGGTAGCTCCAGGCGCGGGCCGTGGCAATGCCGTGGCGGCGCATGAAGTCCTTACTCCACACCTTCGAGCTTTCGAGGGTAGCCGCCTGCCGCCGCGGGCCGAATACGCGGATATCGGTATCGAGAAAATAATCGGCCACGCCGGCGGCGAGCGGCGCTTCCGGCCCTACCACTAGCAGCTTGACCTGCTGTTCGTTGCAGAAGCTTTTGATGGCCGGAAAGTCGAGCGCGCTGATGTCCGGCACGCTGCCGGGGATGCCGGCGTTGCCGGGCAGCACGTGCACGGTCGCGCCGTCCTGGCGGAGCTTGATAGCCAAGGCGTGCTCACGGGCACCGGAGCCAAGGAGGACGAGATTCATAGAAGTCATTTAGCGCAGAGTTTCGCAGAGTAAGCAAAGTTTCGCAAAGGTGGTTAAGTACTCAGCAAGACGCTGCCAGCTTTGCGAAGCTTTACACTAAAAAATTACAACCCTTTCAACTCAGTGTCAGCCGCTTTCAGCTTGGCTTTCGTGGCCAGAATATCGTGGCGCAACCGCTCGCGCAGGCGCGGCGTGTTTAGGGCGCGCAACGCCGCCTGGGCCGCGTTATCGGGGCGCACCACCGTCAGGTTAGGCGTGCCGCTGGGCATGATGACTGACGAATTCAGGTTCATGGCCAGCTCGGCGTAATCCTTCCACGGCGGGCAGCTGATAACGGGCACGTTCACATTAGCCGCCAGCGCGCCGCCAAGACCGTTGCTGAGGCCGGCCACGGCGATAAGCACGCCCGGCTCAATGGAGCGGTTCCAGACTTCGGCCATCGGGCCGATTTCCTCGCCGTTTTTGTGGGCCGAACACACCCGCAGCTGGGTGAATACCTCGTAGCCCTCGAAGAACGAGCGGATTTTCTGGCAGTGCTCCTTGTCGGCGGGCGAGCCCATCACGATGTTCACCCAGGCATCCTTCATAATGCCGGCTTTTACCAGGTTGCTAACCAGGCGGTTGGCGACGTTGCCGCCGGTGGCGGTTTCGTCGGCCGTGGCCAGGGGATGGCCTACGATGCGCTGGAAGATGTCGAGGTAGCGGTTGGTGGCTTCCTGGGCTACTTCGGGGGTGAGGGCTCGGGGGTATTTACCGTCTTTCTTATTGGCAATCAGCCACTGGCGCACGTACTCCTTGTCCATCTGCTCGGCACCTTCGGGATTCTTGGCGTAATCCTCGGCGCTCCAGAAGCGCGACGAGTCGGGCGTGTGGATTTCGTCAATCAGAATCAGCTCGCCGTTCAGCAGGCCGAACTCATACTTGGTATCCACCAAAATGATGCCCTGCGAGGCCAGCAAATCGGAGCCGACTTTGAACAGCTCCAGTGCCTTTTCAGCCATCTTATCGTACAGCTCCTGGTTCACCCAGCCCTCGCTCACGAGGTTTTCGGGGGTGATTTCGCGGTCCGACTCCTCCTTGGTGGTCGGCGTCACGATGGGGGTAGGGAACTGCTGATGCTTGGTGAGGCCGTCGGGCACGGTTACACCCGAAAACGTGCGCTGGCCCTTCTGGTAGCCGCGCAGCATGGAGCCGGTGATGTAGTTGCGTACAATCATCTCGACCTTAATCGGTTGTGCTTCCTTCACCAGCATGGCATTGGCATCAATCAGCGCCTTCACGTGGTTGGGGATGATGTGGGCCGTTTTCTCAAACCAGAAGTTGGCCAGCCCGTTGAGCACCGCGCCCTTGTGGGGAATGGCGGTTTCAAGCACCGAGTCGAAGGCCGAGAGGCGGTCGGAAACCACGATGAGACGGGTTTGGTCGTCGATGCGGTAGCTGTCGCGGACTTTGCCGCGGTGCAGGAGTTGGAGCTGGGGGGTAGCGAAGTGCGGGAGCGTGTTCATACCGAATAAATTAGACGTGGGTAGCAGGCGCGCTAACCTCCTGCGCCCGGTGGGTGAGATGAGTAACTATGTTTTTGAAAATGGCCAGGCCCTCCCCCTCATCCTTCAGCTCGCCACGGCGCTTTTTCATCCCCCAATCGGGGTGGTTGCAGCCGGCCAGATAGGCTTCGGGGTGCGGCATGAGGCCAAAAATGTGGCCCGTGGGGTCGGTGAGGCCGGCGCAGTTGAGGTCGGCTCCGTTGGGATTCAGGGGGTAGGTGCCAGTTTCGAGGTCGTCGTGGCCGGCATAAGTCAGGCAGTTTAAGCCTTGAGCCACAATACGTTCGCGGGTGGCCGCATCGGGCACTACCAGGCGGCCTTCGCCGTGGCGCACGGGCACTTCAAACGAAGTAAGCTCCTTCAGGAAGGGCGTTTTGGCCAGCGGGTTCACCGCGAGGCGCACCCAGCGGTCCTCGTAGCGGCCGCTGGCGTTATGCGTCAGCGTCA from Hymenobacter psoromatis includes the following:
- a CDS encoding phosphoribosylglycinamide formyltransferase — protein: MLALAEAVRAGALRGLAEVAVVFSNDPAAPGLAAAAGLGLPTASLPSKGRKREEFDLEVVDILRDYRPDYVVLAGYMRVLSPAFVRAFASRIVNIHPADTHQHQGLHAYEWAFDNRLTETKITVHFVDEGLDTGPILAQRVVNLVGATTLAEVQRRGLAVEHVLYAETLAGLLNKK
- a CDS encoding amidophosphoribosyltransferase; this encodes MCGIVGFHGPERVVGDMIIGLTALQHRGQDAAGIATFDGDAFHLHKGQGLVNDVFKPKHTKKLTGNTGIGHVRYTTQGANDSDLAQPFTTSYPFGLAMVHNGNVINFRDVAKLLHEKYHVLPKTTNDLELIMYTFASELRVKNLDSLSVVDIFDAVETTQELVKGAYATVTIIAGHGLLAFTDPLGIRPLVMGRRDTPDGPVYAFASESTCFDYLDFEFVKDVGPGQAVFIDNNFQVHFKNPYALPKAFCAFEQIYFAREDSTIHGRLVARERVRLGKVLARKVVDAGLKPDMVIDVPSSGYFAASGLAEAIGVPYRRAMVKNNHMGRSFIVPTQAGREDVVKKKLNPIKAFVEGKKVAVVDDSIVRGTTSRRIVRLLREAGAAEVYFISSAPPIVSPCIYGIDMAMSTELIAANYTEDEICRYIEADKVIYQDLSDLQDLFSEEKGHGGSCFACFTGKYPTGDVTKYLRHIQEERQSHRIVDKVPSVSAKAPLPTEH
- a CDS encoding phosphoribosylformylglycinamidine synthase; the encoded protein is MINEAASQGTGTEQATPKALILTGFGINCEEEMAAAYRLAGGVPTIVHLNEVLHGRVSIHDFDILNFPGGFSFGDDLGSGVVLANKLRYRQTGAAGRTLLSDIREFVAAGKFVLGICNGFQVLVKLGLLPNLGGNFEPEVTLTHNASGRYEDRWVRLAVNPLAKTPFLKELTSFEVPVRHGEGRLVVPDAATRERIVAQGLNCLTYAGHDDLETGTYPLNPNGADLNCAGLTDPTGHIFGLMPHPEAYLAGCNHPDWGMKKRRGELKDEGEGLAIFKNIVTHLTHRAQEVSAPATHV